One Triticum dicoccoides isolate Atlit2015 ecotype Zavitan chromosome 5B, WEW_v2.0, whole genome shotgun sequence genomic window carries:
- the LOC119312143 gene encoding YTH domain-containing protein ECT3-like, translating into MAPAAARAADHAADLLHKLSLDPKGGVAGQGKEAQRKVSAAPNGRMNGVVASPNPQVASTGQWPAMGLQDYKNANMYGAGADAYQYYYGGWGDYSVYVGLDGAESLNPGAYGDMYCYPQYGVASSGYDAQMYGSQHYQYPSTYLQPQTTSTTKPAYMPKAGKSDPLPQKDASAAPAAYQKPGLVDASKANSTSTDGSTGLKKTTYPVKPSGRSASYQNHGDKAAYPSYGGHTQQKLPVGNTTSTASNPKTKGLLGQNSAMGPQTPGYMSSMYSSVMYNANAYGPDYWYGSHLYGSGMYGGWNVLSDGKYKPRPKTYGSYRFGNENIDGLNELKRGPRSTVIKNEQGAGEAAVAPAKGQELPTGDASNAVVQGQYNKADFAETYSDAKFFIIKSYSEDDVHKSIKYNVWASTPSGNKRLDAAYQAAKDKSSNSPVFLLFSVNTSGQFIGLAEMVGQVDFNKTVEYWQQDKWTGCFPVKWHIVKDIPNTLLKHIILEYNENKPVTNSRDTQEVRLEQGLQVLKIFKDHVCKTSMLDDFGFYDNREKIMQEKKSKRQQPLEKIMNKKPLSVNNTENQDVDGKQGMMNKKPLSTSNTENQDVDAKQGLQELKVLGEKNPVVENGVAAGAVNGVAPTDASPAAVAAVC; encoded by the exons ATGGCCCCCGCCGCCGCTCGCGCCGCCGACC ACGCCGCGGATTTGCTGCACAAGCTGTCGCTGGATCCCAAGGGCGGCGTGGCCGGCCAGGGCAAAGAGGCGCAGAGGAAG GTCTCGGCAGCGCCCAATGGCAGGATGAACGGCGTGGTGGCATCTCCAAACCCTCAGGTGGCGTCGACGGGGCAGTGGCCAGCCATGGGGCTGCAGGATTACAAGAATGCCAACATGTATGGTGCTGGCGCTGACGCCTACCAGTATTACTATGGAG GCTGGGGGGATTATTCAGTGTATGTGGGCCTTGACGGAGCAGAGTCACTTAACCCT GGTGCTTATGGGGACATGTATTGCTATCCTCAGTATGGTGTTGCTTCGTCTGGGTATGATGCGCAGATGTACGGATCTCAGCATTACCAGTACCCGTCCACGTATCTCCAGCCACAGACTACCAGCACCACTAAGCCAGCATACATGCCTAAAGCTGGCAAATCAGATCCTTTACCGCAGAAGGATGCTTCTGCTGCACCTGCTGCTTATCAGAAGCCTGGATTAGTGGATGCTTCCAAAGCCAATTCAACCAGCACTGATGGTTCAACAGGTCTGAAGAAAACGACATACCCCGTGAAACCAAGTGGGCGTTCAGCTAGTTATCAGAACCATGGTGATAAAGCTGCTTATCCATCGTATGGTGGTCATACTCAGCAGAAACTCCCTGTTGGAAATACTACATCAACTGCTTCTAATCCTAAAACCAAG GGATTGCTTGGGCAAAACTCAGCAATGGGGCCACAGACACCTGGGTACATGAGTTCCATGTACTCTAGTGTCATGTACAATGCAAATGCATATGGACCTGACTATTGGTATGGATCTCACCTCTATGGCTCTGGTATGTATGGTGGGTGGAATGTACTGTCAGATGGAAAGTACAAGCCCAGACCAAAAACCTATGGATCATATCGTTTCGGTAATGAGAACATAGATGGCTTGAATGAGCTGAAGAGAGGGCCAAGAAGCACTGTCATTAAAAATGAGCAGGGTGCTGGAGAAGCTGCTGTTGCACCTGCAAAAGGACAGGAGCTTCCTACTGGCGATGCCTCAAATGCAGTTGTGCAGGGTCAGTACAATAAGGCTGACTTTGCTGAAACTTACTCAGATGCCAAGTTCTTCATTATAAAATCTTACAGCGAGGATGATGTTCACAAGAGCATCAAGTACAATGTTTGGGCAAGCACCCCCAGTGGAAATAAAAGGCTTGATGCTGCTTATCAAGCAGCTAAAGACAAATCAAGCAATTCACCTGTATTTCTGTTGTTCTCT GTCAACACCAGTGGTCAGTTCATTGGACTTGCTGAGATGGTTGGCCAGGTTGATTTTAACAAGACAGTTGAATACTGGCAGCAAGACAAGTGGACTGGCTGCTTCCCCGTCAAGTGGCACATTGTAAAGGACATTCCCAACACTCTATTGAAGCACATTATTCTTGAGTATAACGAAAACAAACCAGTGACAAACAGCAGAGATACTCAGGAG GTTAGGCTTGAGCAAGGGCTTCAGGTGCTAAAGATTTTCAAGGATCATGTCTGCAAGACATCCATGTTGGATGACTTTGGCTTTTATGATAACCGCGAGAagataatgcaagagaagaaatccaagcgaCAGCAGCCACTGGAGAAG ATCATGAACAAAAAGCCGCTTTCTGTCAACAACACTGAAAACCAAGATGTCGATGGGAAGCAGGGGATGATGAACAAAAAGCCGCTTTCTACCAGCAACACTGAAAATCAAGATGTCGATGCAAAGCAGGGGCTGCAGGAACTCAAGGTCCTAGGAGAGAAAAACCCTGTGGTGGAAAACGGTGTGGCGGCAGGGGCTGTAAATGGTGTTGCCCCAACAGACGCAAGCCCGGCAGCGGTCGCAGCTGTCTGTTGA
- the LOC119312144 gene encoding YTH domain-containing protein ECT4-like isoform X2, producing MAAAAAADQATNLLQKLSLDAKTEAIDAPAAKEKASGGLGGKLNGVAATRNPRAAEQLANPQDYSDASMYYGAYPTAYYCAGWGDYSMYLNQDGVETPTAGAYGDMYCYPQYGHDGQMYGSQQYQYPSSYHQPQNTAISAPKATSNSVDEVKGLKKTSTPLNPSGNNGSYLNQSSRPAYPWYGGQIYQGKQQKPSSGNPTSTDSNPKSKVQSKNQNTQPLPPLMSLPNSPVASMYAANGMYNSSAYGGFWYGSQFYGPGMYGGWNNLSDGKYKPRGRTAYGSYGFPNENLDGLNELKRGPRSGLSNNQQGFVPAAATAVKAQDVSATDGSNAVVQDQYNGSDLADTYENAKFFIIKSYSEDDVHKSIKYNVWASTPNGNRKLDSAYLEAKSVNSPVFLLFSVNTSGQFVGLAEMVGQVDFEKTVEHWQQDKWTGCFPVKWHIVKDIPNNLLKHIILEYNENKPVTNSRDTQEVKLDQGLQVLKIFKDHVSKTSILDDFSFYDNREKIMQERKSQRQHQLKKITSPKLLPTVDNTENDSGNAQESQKPEATGENKSAAENNVVAAAVSGVAPKDANPTAASLAVANGC from the exons atggcagccgccgccgccgccgacc AGGCTACGAATTTGCTGCAGAAGCTATCCCTTGATGCCAAGACTGAAGCCATCGACGCGCCGGCGGCGAAGGAAAAG GCGTCCGGAGGGCTGGGCGGCAAGCTGAATGGTGTTGCGGCGACTCGCAACCCAAGGGCGGCCGAGCAGTTGGCAAATCCACAGGACTACAGCGATGCGAGCATGTATTATGGCGCCTACCCTACTGCTTACTACTGCGCAG GCTGGGGTGATTATTCCATGTACTTGAATCAGGATGGAGTGGAAACACCTACCGCT GGTGCCTATGGTGACATGTACTGCTATCCTCAATATGGGCATGATGGTCAGATGTATGGGTCACAGCAATATCAGTACCCATCATCATACCACCAGCCCCAGAATACTGCCA TCAGTGCTCCCAAAGCCACTTCAAACAGCGTTGATGAGGTCAAAGGTCTGAAGAAGACATCCACACCACTGAACCCAAGTGGGAACAATGGTAGTTACCTGAACCAAAGTAGCAGACCAGCTTATCCATGGTACGGTGGCCAAATCTACCAGGGAAAACAGCAGAAGCCTTCTAGTGGCAATCCTACTTCAACTGATTCAAATCCTAAAAGCAAGGTTCAGTCAAAGAATCAGAATACTCAACCTCTTCCTCCTCTGATG AGTTTACCTAACTCACCGGTGGCTTCAATGTATGCTGCTAATGGAATGTACAACAGCAGTGCCTATGGTGGCTTTTGGTATGGATCCCAATTTTATGGGCCAGGAATGTATGGTGGGTGGAATAATCTGTCGGATGGAAAATACAAGCCCCGAGGGAGGACAGCATATGGATCGTATGGATTTCCCAATGAAAACTTGGATGGTTTGAATGAGTTGAAGAGAGGACCACGGAGTGGACTCTCTAATAACCAACAGGGCTTTGTACCTGCTGCTGCGACAGCTGTCAAAGCACAGGATGTTTCTGCTACTGATGGCTCTAATGCAGTTGTGCAGGATCAGTACAACGGGTCTGACTTAGCTGACACTTACGAAAATGCCAAATTCTTTATTATTAAGTCGTACAGCGAGGATGATGTTCACAAGAGCATCAAGTACAATGTTTGGGCCAGCACACCTAATGGAAATAGAAAGCTTGACAGTGCTTATCTAGAAGCTAAATCTGTCAATTCTCCTGTGTTCCTTCTCTTCTCT GTTAACACCAGTGGGCAGTTTGTTGGTCTCGCTGAGATGGTTGGCCAGGTTGATTTTGAAAAGACGGTGGAACACTGGCAGCAAGACAAGTGGACTGGTTGTTTCCCTGTCAAGTGGCACATTGTCAAGGATATTCCCAACAACTTGTTAAAGCATATCATTCTCGAGTATAATGAAAACAAACCAGTGACAAACAGCAGAGATACACAGGAG GTCAAGCTCGACCAAGGCCTTCAGGTGTTGAAGATTTTCAAGGATCATGTCTCCAAAACATCCATCCTGGATGACTTCAGCTTTTATGATAACCGTGAGAAGATAATGCAAGAGAGGAAATCACAGCGGCAGCATCAACTGAAGAAG ATCACGAGTCCGAAGCTGCTGCCTACTGTTGACAACACTGAAAATGATTCCGGCAATGCGCAGGAATCGCAGAAGCCTGAAGCTACCGGAGAGAACAAATCTGCGGCGGAAAACAATGTGGTGGCGGCTGCCGTGAGCGGCGTTGCCCCGAAAGATGCTAACCCCACAGCCGCAAGCTTGGCTGTCGCAAATGGCTGCTGA
- the LOC119312144 gene encoding YTH domain-containing protein ECT1-like isoform X1 — translation MAAAAAADQATNLLQKLSLDAKTEAIDAPAAKEKASGGLGGKLNGVAATRNPRAAEQLANPQDYSDASMYYGAYPTAYYCAGWGDYSMYLNQDGVETPTAGAYGDMYCYPQYGHDGQMYGSQQYQYPSSYHQPQNTASKPQYKSKTDKLAPSKDISSAVADPLPAVVSAPKATSNSVDEVKGLKKTSTPLNPSGNNGSYLNQSSRPAYPWYGGQIYQGKQQKPSSGNPTSTDSNPKSKVQSKNQNTQPLPPLMSLPNSPVASMYAANGMYNSSAYGGFWYGSQFYGPGMYGGWNNLSDGKYKPRGRTAYGSYGFPNENLDGLNELKRGPRSGLSNNQQGFVPAAATAVKAQDVSATDGSNAVVQDQYNGSDLADTYENAKFFIIKSYSEDDVHKSIKYNVWASTPNGNRKLDSAYLEAKSVNSPVFLLFSVNTSGQFVGLAEMVGQVDFEKTVEHWQQDKWTGCFPVKWHIVKDIPNNLLKHIILEYNENKPVTNSRDTQEVKLDQGLQVLKIFKDHVSKTSILDDFSFYDNREKIMQERKSQRQHQLKKITSPKLLPTVDNTENDSGNAQESQKPEATGENKSAAENNVVAAAVSGVAPKDANPTAASLAVANGC, via the exons atggcagccgccgccgccgccgacc AGGCTACGAATTTGCTGCAGAAGCTATCCCTTGATGCCAAGACTGAAGCCATCGACGCGCCGGCGGCGAAGGAAAAG GCGTCCGGAGGGCTGGGCGGCAAGCTGAATGGTGTTGCGGCGACTCGCAACCCAAGGGCGGCCGAGCAGTTGGCAAATCCACAGGACTACAGCGATGCGAGCATGTATTATGGCGCCTACCCTACTGCTTACTACTGCGCAG GCTGGGGTGATTATTCCATGTACTTGAATCAGGATGGAGTGGAAACACCTACCGCT GGTGCCTATGGTGACATGTACTGCTATCCTCAATATGGGCATGATGGTCAGATGTATGGGTCACAGCAATATCAGTACCCATCATCATACCACCAGCCCCAGAATACTGCCAGTAAGCCACAATACAAGTCTAAAACTGACAAGCTAGCCCCATCAAAGGATATTTCCTCTGCTGTTGCTGATCCGCTGCCTGCTGTAGTCAGTGCTCCCAAAGCCACTTCAAACAGCGTTGATGAGGTCAAAGGTCTGAAGAAGACATCCACACCACTGAACCCAAGTGGGAACAATGGTAGTTACCTGAACCAAAGTAGCAGACCAGCTTATCCATGGTACGGTGGCCAAATCTACCAGGGAAAACAGCAGAAGCCTTCTAGTGGCAATCCTACTTCAACTGATTCAAATCCTAAAAGCAAGGTTCAGTCAAAGAATCAGAATACTCAACCTCTTCCTCCTCTGATG AGTTTACCTAACTCACCGGTGGCTTCAATGTATGCTGCTAATGGAATGTACAACAGCAGTGCCTATGGTGGCTTTTGGTATGGATCCCAATTTTATGGGCCAGGAATGTATGGTGGGTGGAATAATCTGTCGGATGGAAAATACAAGCCCCGAGGGAGGACAGCATATGGATCGTATGGATTTCCCAATGAAAACTTGGATGGTTTGAATGAGTTGAAGAGAGGACCACGGAGTGGACTCTCTAATAACCAACAGGGCTTTGTACCTGCTGCTGCGACAGCTGTCAAAGCACAGGATGTTTCTGCTACTGATGGCTCTAATGCAGTTGTGCAGGATCAGTACAACGGGTCTGACTTAGCTGACACTTACGAAAATGCCAAATTCTTTATTATTAAGTCGTACAGCGAGGATGATGTTCACAAGAGCATCAAGTACAATGTTTGGGCCAGCACACCTAATGGAAATAGAAAGCTTGACAGTGCTTATCTAGAAGCTAAATCTGTCAATTCTCCTGTGTTCCTTCTCTTCTCT GTTAACACCAGTGGGCAGTTTGTTGGTCTCGCTGAGATGGTTGGCCAGGTTGATTTTGAAAAGACGGTGGAACACTGGCAGCAAGACAAGTGGACTGGTTGTTTCCCTGTCAAGTGGCACATTGTCAAGGATATTCCCAACAACTTGTTAAAGCATATCATTCTCGAGTATAATGAAAACAAACCAGTGACAAACAGCAGAGATACACAGGAG GTCAAGCTCGACCAAGGCCTTCAGGTGTTGAAGATTTTCAAGGATCATGTCTCCAAAACATCCATCCTGGATGACTTCAGCTTTTATGATAACCGTGAGAAGATAATGCAAGAGAGGAAATCACAGCGGCAGCATCAACTGAAGAAG ATCACGAGTCCGAAGCTGCTGCCTACTGTTGACAACACTGAAAATGATTCCGGCAATGCGCAGGAATCGCAGAAGCCTGAAGCTACCGGAGAGAACAAATCTGCGGCGGAAAACAATGTGGTGGCGGCTGCCGTGAGCGGCGTTGCCCCGAAAGATGCTAACCCCACAGCCGCAAGCTTGGCTGTCGCAAATGGCTGCTGA